One region of Jonesiaceae bacterium BS-20 genomic DNA includes:
- a CDS encoding MFS transporter encodes MALTFKQRALLATPLPATWMSSVVIHNVYVKFYTDVIGLEAKYVGWVYLAFNIWNILNDPVFGVMLDKMRYRPGRGKFLLVMRITIPFMLLGLVAMAWTSPSWPQAVILGVFLLELFLFDVASTFYLISATSYVYLAAPTREDRIDVEVVKSWIGNISSAFATVLATQLLVGDAITERTTMATLLMGVVLLNACLYLIPALKLKDPPELYAEGDAGNQAVTWEQLKIDAKSILTMRAFWAWFAYGTTALAPMGMYFTAFLYFMDHVIRSSGMEATFADIGSMVVVLVLLPLFAKMIKKLGSRTAIYIGFAPYLGGLAGLFWVTKWWQVLICYMFLMSGRYIMTTAGVALEGALIDDNERMTGTRKTGSFASLKALMSAPVTGTQLSIFLWIIAAYGYDPNLDVQTEAAQAGIRFATAGIPIIFGVLGLIALFFLPYSKAVEADLSKFSADRRGLGTAFAAKEDNSIAPGA; translated from the coding sequence GTGGCGTTGACGTTTAAGCAGCGCGCGTTACTGGCGACTCCGCTGCCCGCCACGTGGATGTCCTCCGTGGTTATTCACAATGTGTACGTCAAGTTCTACACCGACGTTATTGGTCTCGAGGCAAAGTATGTGGGGTGGGTATACCTAGCCTTCAACATCTGGAATATCCTCAATGATCCGGTCTTTGGGGTCATGCTCGATAAGATGAGGTACCGCCCGGGCAGAGGTAAGTTTCTGCTGGTCATGCGGATAACAATCCCGTTCATGCTGCTGGGGCTGGTCGCCATGGCTTGGACCTCGCCGTCTTGGCCGCAGGCGGTCATCCTTGGGGTGTTCCTACTCGAGCTGTTCTTGTTTGATGTGGCGTCAACGTTCTACCTCATCTCCGCAACCAGCTACGTCTATTTGGCTGCCCCAACACGTGAGGACCGCATTGATGTTGAGGTGGTCAAGAGTTGGATTGGTAATATCTCGTCCGCATTTGCAACCGTGCTAGCCACGCAGTTGCTCGTGGGGGATGCCATAACCGAACGTACAACCATGGCCACCCTGCTCATGGGTGTGGTGTTACTGAACGCCTGTCTCTACCTCATCCCGGCCCTCAAGCTCAAGGATCCACCGGAACTTTATGCCGAAGGTGACGCCGGAAATCAGGCGGTGACGTGGGAACAGCTCAAGATCGATGCCAAATCGATCCTCACCATGCGGGCGTTTTGGGCCTGGTTTGCCTACGGAACTACCGCATTGGCGCCCATGGGAATGTACTTCACGGCGTTCTTGTACTTCATGGACCACGTCATTCGCAGTAGCGGAATGGAAGCAACGTTTGCCGATATCGGGTCCATGGTTGTGGTGTTGGTGCTCTTGCCGCTGTTTGCCAAAATGATTAAGAAGCTCGGTAGCCGAACCGCGATTTATATTGGGTTCGCACCGTATTTGGGTGGACTGGCAGGGCTATTCTGGGTTACCAAATGGTGGCAGGTGCTGATCTGCTACATGTTCTTGATGAGTGGCCGCTACATCATGACCACGGCCGGGGTAGCTCTTGAAGGTGCGCTGATCGATGACAATGAGCGGATGACCGGAACCCGAAAGACCGGCTCGTTTGCTTCACTCAAGGCCCTGATGTCCGCTCCGGTGACGGGTACCCAGCTATCAATTTTCCTGTGGATCATTGCGGCCTACGGTTATGATCCAAACCTCGACGTGCAGACGGAAGCAGCCCAAGCCGGTATCCGGTTCGCCACGGCGGGAATCCCCATTATCTTTGGCGTACTGGGGCTCATTGCATTGTTTTTCTTGCCGTATAGCAAGGCAGTTGAAGCGGATTTGAGTAAGTTCTCTGCCGACCGTAGGGGATTGGGAACAGCGTTTGCCGCGAAAGAGGATAATTCGATTGCACCGGGTGCTTGA
- the leuC gene encoding 3-isopropylmalate dehydratase large subunit, which produces MAGTLAEKVWDAHLVRRGTDGSPDLLYIDLHLIHEVTSPQAFEGLRLAGRKVRRPDLTIATEDHNTPTLNIDRPIADLTSRTQIQTLRNNVKEFGVRIHSLGDADQGIVHVVGPQLGLTMPGLTVVCGDSHTSTHGAFGALAFGIGTSEVEHVMATQTLPLAPFKTMAININGDLPEGSTSKDIILAIIAKIGTGGGQGYVLEYRGEAISKLSMEGRMTICNMSIEAGARAGMIAPDETTFEYLKGRPHAPEGADWDAAVEYWKTLKTDDGAVFDAEVNLEAADIEPFVTWGTNPGQGLPLSANVPVPAEIADENERVTAERAIEYMGLTPGAPLRDIKVDTVFIGSCTNGRIEDLRSVVDVIKGQKKHDDVRVLVVPGSARVRLQAEAEGLDKVFLDFGAEWRNAGCSMCLGMNPDQLKPGERAASTSNRNFEGRQGKGGRTHLVSPLVAAATAIRGTLSSPADLPSA; this is translated from the coding sequence ATGGCCGGAACACTGGCAGAAAAGGTTTGGGACGCACATCTGGTGCGCCGTGGCACCGATGGTTCGCCGGACCTTCTTTACATTGACCTGCACCTCATCCACGAGGTAACCAGCCCTCAGGCGTTTGAAGGTCTGCGTCTTGCCGGTCGCAAAGTGCGCCGCCCAGATCTCACCATCGCAACCGAGGACCACAACACCCCAACGCTGAACATTGACCGCCCAATTGCGGACCTGACTTCACGCACCCAGATCCAGACTCTGCGTAACAACGTCAAGGAGTTCGGTGTTCGCATCCACTCCTTGGGTGACGCTGACCAGGGAATTGTGCACGTTGTTGGACCACAGCTCGGTCTGACCATGCCGGGTCTCACCGTGGTCTGTGGAGACTCCCACACCTCAACGCACGGCGCCTTCGGTGCACTTGCGTTTGGTATTGGTACCTCCGAGGTTGAGCACGTCATGGCCACGCAAACGCTGCCACTGGCTCCGTTCAAGACCATGGCAATCAACATCAACGGTGACCTGCCTGAAGGTTCCACCTCAAAGGACATCATCTTGGCTATCATCGCCAAGATCGGTACCGGTGGTGGACAGGGCTACGTTCTGGAATACCGTGGAGAAGCTATTTCCAAGCTTTCCATGGAGGGCCGCATGACCATCTGCAACATGTCCATTGAGGCTGGTGCACGTGCGGGAATGATCGCTCCTGATGAGACCACCTTTGAGTACCTCAAGGGCCGCCCACACGCCCCAGAGGGTGCTGACTGGGACGCAGCCGTTGAGTACTGGAAGACGCTCAAGACTGATGATGGTGCAGTGTTCGACGCCGAGGTTAACCTCGAAGCCGCTGACATCGAGCCATTTGTAACCTGGGGAACCAACCCCGGTCAGGGCCTACCCCTGTCCGCAAACGTTCCAGTTCCAGCTGAGATTGCTGACGAGAACGAGCGGGTAACCGCTGAGCGCGCAATCGAGTACATGGGTCTAACCCCGGGTGCACCACTGCGTGACATCAAGGTTGACACCGTGTTCATTGGCTCATGCACCAACGGCCGGATCGAAGACTTGCGGTCCGTCGTTGACGTGATCAAGGGCCAAAAGAAGCATGACGATGTCCGGGTCCTCGTGGTCCCAGGCTCGGCACGCGTCCGCCTCCAAGCCGAGGCCGAGGGCCTTGACAAGGTGTTCCTAGACTTCGGCGCCGAGTGGCGCAACGCCGGTTGCTCCATGTGCCTTGGCATGAACCCGGATCAGCTCAAGCCGGGCGAGCGTGCGGCATCGACCTCGAACCGTAACTTTGAGGGACGTCAGGGTAAGGGTGGACGTACTCACCTCGTTTCCCCGCTCGTGGCAGCCGCTACCGCAATCCGCGGAACACTGTCCTCACCTGCCGACCTGCCATCCGCGTAA
- the murA gene encoding UDP-N-acetylglucosamine 1-carboxyvinyltransferase, with translation MNDLLYVDGGTPLNGTITVRGAKNFVSKAMVAALLGETASELRNIPDIRDVHVVSGLLRLHGVTVDWDVESGVLKMDPSNVELAHVADIDAHAGASRIPILFCGPLLHRLGEAFIPDLGGCHIGDRPIDFHLSILRSFGAEVDKRPGGIYLSAKNGLKGTKVELPYPSVGATEQLLLTAVRAEGITELSNAAIEPEIMDLINVLQKMGAIISVDTDRVIRIEGVAKLNGYSHTALADRIEAASWAAAALATKGDIFVKGATQPEMIAFLNTYRKVGGEFEVKDNGIRFYHPGGDLKSIVLETDVHPGFMTDWQQPLVVALTQAKGLSIVHETVYENRFGFTKALRGMGAQIQVYKECLGGRDCRFGQRNFYHSAVISGPTPLEAAEIVVPDLRGGFSHLIAALTAKGRSTVRGINLIDRGYENFMGKLEALGASFERGED, from the coding sequence ATGAATGATTTGCTATACGTTGACGGTGGTACACCACTGAACGGAACCATTACGGTGCGCGGTGCAAAGAACTTTGTATCCAAGGCTATGGTGGCCGCGCTCTTGGGCGAGACTGCAAGCGAACTGCGAAATATCCCAGATATTCGCGATGTTCACGTGGTCTCCGGGCTGCTGCGTCTGCACGGCGTGACGGTTGACTGGGACGTTGAGTCCGGTGTCTTGAAGATGGACCCGTCCAATGTTGAACTCGCACACGTTGCCGACATTGACGCCCACGCCGGTGCCTCACGGATTCCTATCCTGTTCTGTGGCCCGCTGCTGCACCGCCTCGGTGAAGCTTTCATTCCAGACCTGGGTGGTTGTCACATTGGCGACCGCCCAATCGACTTCCACTTGAGCATTCTGCGCAGCTTTGGCGCCGAGGTAGACAAGCGTCCGGGCGGCATTTACTTGTCCGCCAAGAATGGTCTCAAGGGCACCAAGGTTGAGTTGCCGTACCCGAGCGTTGGCGCAACCGAGCAGCTGCTGCTGACCGCGGTGCGTGCCGAGGGCATTACCGAGCTCTCCAACGCTGCGATCGAGCCCGAGATCATGGACCTGATCAACGTCCTGCAAAAAATGGGCGCGATCATCTCCGTTGACACCGACCGGGTGATCCGCATTGAGGGTGTGGCAAAGCTCAACGGCTACTCACACACCGCACTAGCCGACCGCATTGAGGCGGCCTCATGGGCGGCCGCGGCGCTGGCTACCAAGGGTGACATCTTTGTTAAGGGTGCAACGCAGCCAGAAATGATCGCGTTCTTGAACACCTACCGCAAGGTTGGCGGCGAATTTGAGGTTAAGGACAACGGCATCCGGTTCTACCACCCGGGCGGCGACCTCAAGTCGATTGTGCTTGAGACCGATGTTCACCCGGGTTTCATGACCGACTGGCAGCAACCCTTGGTTGTAGCACTAACCCAAGCCAAGGGCCTGTCGATTGTCCACGAGACCGTGTATGAGAACCGCTTTGGGTTTACCAAGGCTTTGCGCGGCATGGGCGCTCAGATCCAGGTGTACAAGGAATGCTTGGGCGGGCGCGATTGCCGTTTTGGGCAGCGCAACTTCTACCACTCCGCGGTTATCTCCGGCCCAACTCCGCTAGAGGCAGCCGAGATTGTGGTTCCGGATCTGCGCGGCGGCTTCAGCCACCTGATCGCGGCACTGACTGCCAAGGGCCGTTCCACGGTTAGGGGCATCAACCTTATTGACCGTGGCTACGAGAACTTCATGGGCAAG
- the gltX gene encoding glutamate--tRNA ligase → MTNTSAPAAVTGSDVRVRFCPSPTGTPHVGLIRTALFNWAYARHTGGKIIFRIEDTDQERDSEESYHQLLDALKWLGLDWDEGVEVGGPHGPYRQSQRGDIYQDVITKLVDGGYVYESFSTPAEIEERNVAAGRSKAMGYDGFDRNLTDEDKAALRAQGREPVLRLRMPDHDVSFFDVVRGEDVTFKAGTIPDYVVVRANGQPLYTLVNPVDDALMEITHVLRGEDLLSSTPRQVVLYQALLELGIAKVMPQFGHLPYVMGDGNKKLSKRDPESNLFHHRDRGFIREGLLNYLALLGWSIAPDNDIFSVDELIAAFDVKDVLANPARFDLKKAEAINATHMRMLDVEDFRNRTVPYLRTAGVVSADTFDALTEREQNLLSAGAPLVQERMTLLGEAPGMLGFLFLDDAAVEVDEDFKKVLKDDAAEILDRSIAAIEARENLNPEEVQLELRAILVDEMGVKPRLAFAPLRVGITGRRVSPPLFESMEILGKEASLTRLRKLRAAL, encoded by the coding sequence GTGACCAATACCAGCGCACCCGCAGCCGTAACCGGAAGCGACGTTCGTGTTCGTTTTTGCCCATCACCAACCGGAACCCCGCACGTTGGGCTGATTCGCACCGCCCTATTTAACTGGGCCTACGCGCGCCACACCGGCGGCAAGATCATCTTCCGCATCGAAGATACCGACCAGGAACGTGACTCCGAGGAAAGCTACCACCAGCTGCTGGACGCACTGAAGTGGCTGGGACTGGACTGGGACGAGGGCGTTGAAGTTGGTGGCCCGCACGGCCCATACCGCCAGTCACAGCGTGGGGACATCTACCAGGATGTCATCACCAAGCTGGTCGACGGCGGGTACGTCTACGAGTCGTTCTCAACCCCTGCCGAGATCGAAGAGCGTAACGTCGCCGCCGGCCGGTCCAAGGCCATGGGCTATGACGGCTTTGACCGCAACCTGACCGACGAGGACAAGGCTGCCCTGCGCGCGCAGGGCCGCGAGCCTGTGCTGCGCCTGCGCATGCCGGACCACGATGTTTCGTTCTTTGACGTGGTACGCGGTGAGGACGTCACATTCAAGGCCGGAACCATTCCTGACTACGTGGTGGTCCGTGCCAACGGCCAGCCGCTGTACACGCTGGTCAACCCGGTCGATGACGCGTTGATGGAGATCACCCACGTCCTGCGCGGTGAGGACCTGCTGTCCTCAACCCCACGCCAGGTAGTCCTGTACCAGGCGCTGCTTGAGCTGGGCATTGCCAAGGTCATGCCGCAGTTTGGCCACCTGCCATACGTCATGGGTGACGGCAACAAGAAGCTCTCCAAGCGTGACCCAGAGTCCAACCTGTTCCACCACCGCGACCGCGGATTCATCCGCGAGGGCCTGCTGAACTACCTGGCGCTGCTGGGTTGGTCCATCGCCCCGGACAACGACATCTTCTCCGTTGATGAACTGATCGCCGCCTTTGACGTTAAGGACGTGCTGGCAAACCCGGCGCGCTTTGACCTCAAAAAGGCTGAAGCCATCAACGCAACCCACATGCGCATGCTGGATGTGGAAGACTTCCGCAACCGCACCGTGCCGTACCTGCGCACCGCAGGAGTTGTTTCCGCTGACACCTTTGATGCGCTGACCGAGCGCGAGCAGAACCTGCTTTCCGCCGGCGCACCGTTGGTTCAGGAGCGCATGACCCTGCTGGGCGAGGCCCCGGGCATGCTCGGGTTCCTCTTCCTTGACGATGCCGCTGTTGAGGTTGACGAGGACTTCAAGAAGGTCCTCAAGGATGACGCAGCCGAGATCCTCGACCGCTCAATTGCGGCGATTGAGGCTCGCGAGAACCTGAACCCCGAGGAAGTGCAGCTCGAACTGCGCGCGATTTTGGTCGATGAGATGGGCGTCAAGCCGCGTCTAGCGTTTGCGCCGCTGCGCGTTGGCATCACCGGTCGCCGCGTGTCACCACCGCTGTTTGAGTCCATGGAAATTCTGGGCAAGGAAGCGAGCCTTACCCGTCTGCGCAAGCTGCGCGCCGCGCTGTAA
- a CDS encoding cellulase family glycosylhydrolase: MRFYTDGTVLRDEHGRERIFHGINLVAKGNHLLQGNFIERGFQGTWTPQDIAGLAAKGFTMIRLGIMWAAVEPLPGTYDEEYLDWIVNQMDLIHQAGMVVLLDSHQDLYSQSFGDGAPAWATLTEQEFAATDMWSDAYLMSPAVHEALDAFWANAPGPHGVGLQDRFAAMWAHVANRVCNHPGLFGYDLLNEPAPGSPSPEIFASLIGAFAHATGQDPEQVFADFSEPEAKFAQLARLEDVAVYHQVGDTIHPLIAAFETDVVAPFMEKVARSIRVHDRDSIIAREHSYFANMGVPSGQPALPDPAWVYSPHGYDLTVDSEAIALSSNVRAGVIFDRHAQTQQRLGVPVLVGEWGALSTGPGVGPHGEFLMDFFDAQGWSWTYWCWEPGYEGSEAAAVMNRPRPIAFAGDTTSWRVTNGQLEAQWQGRDGAEPSVFFVPQLTSGAQVEVTTAGVSIPAKIDGPWVYVPAGTGAYELRSR, from the coding sequence ATGCGCTTTTATACTGATGGAACTGTCCTGCGTGATGAACACGGACGAGAACGAATCTTTCATGGAATCAATCTGGTCGCCAAGGGAAATCACCTTCTTCAAGGAAACTTCATTGAGCGAGGATTCCAAGGAACTTGGACTCCACAAGACATAGCTGGCTTGGCTGCCAAGGGGTTTACCATGATCCGGTTGGGCATCATGTGGGCCGCGGTTGAGCCATTGCCAGGAACGTACGATGAAGAGTATCTGGACTGGATTGTTAACCAGATGGATCTGATACACCAAGCGGGCATGGTGGTTCTGCTGGATTCCCACCAAGACTTGTATTCGCAATCCTTTGGCGACGGCGCTCCGGCCTGGGCCACGTTAACGGAACAAGAGTTTGCCGCCACCGACATGTGGAGCGACGCTTACTTGATGAGCCCGGCTGTGCATGAGGCGCTCGATGCCTTCTGGGCCAACGCACCCGGTCCACATGGAGTTGGCTTGCAGGATCGATTTGCAGCCATGTGGGCGCACGTTGCCAACCGTGTGTGCAACCACCCGGGCCTATTTGGGTATGACCTGCTCAATGAGCCGGCGCCGGGGAGTCCCTCGCCTGAGATATTTGCTTCTCTCATCGGCGCATTCGCCCACGCCACCGGTCAGGATCCGGAGCAGGTATTCGCAGACTTCTCTGAACCCGAGGCCAAATTTGCCCAACTGGCACGGCTCGAAGACGTGGCCGTGTACCACCAAGTCGGTGACACCATCCATCCCCTCATTGCCGCGTTCGAGACCGACGTTGTAGCTCCCTTCATGGAGAAGGTAGCGCGTAGTATTCGGGTCCATGACCGGGACTCAATCATCGCCCGGGAGCACTCGTACTTTGCCAACATGGGTGTGCCGTCAGGGCAACCAGCATTGCCGGACCCAGCCTGGGTGTATTCGCCCCACGGGTATGACCTGACAGTTGACTCGGAAGCGATCGCCTTGTCTTCGAATGTTCGTGCGGGAGTCATTTTTGACCGCCACGCACAGACTCAGCAACGTCTTGGCGTCCCAGTGCTCGTGGGCGAGTGGGGCGCGCTCAGCACTGGTCCCGGGGTAGGACCGCACGGTGAGTTCTTGATGGACTTTTTTGATGCTCAAGGTTGGTCCTGGACCTACTGGTGCTGGGAACCGGGCTATGAGGGCAGCGAGGCGGCTGCGGTTATGAACCGGCCGCGGCCCATCGCGTTTGCGGGGGACACAACCAGTTGGCGGGTTACCAACGGGCAGTTAGAGGCACAATGGCAGGGACGCGACGGGGCTGAACCGTCAGTATTTTTTGTTCCCCAGTTAACCTCCGGGGCCCAGGTTGAGGTCACCACTGCTGGCGTCTCAATACCTGCCAAGATCGATGGACCCTGGGTGTATGTGCCCGCGGGTACCGGAGCCTACGAACTGCGCAGCCGGTAG
- a CDS encoding TrmH family RNA methyltransferase, whose amino-acid sequence MSQIRISVKNARFQLIEALVHNRNKRSREGQFLVQGVRPINLAIEHGWTIKTVIYASDKDLSGWARSLLALEAEKIAMTSDLLAELSGKEEGTAEVVVIVAMPADDLGRINVTDDFMGVVFDRPNQPGNVGTIMRSADALGAHGLIVTGHAADPYDPKSVRASTGSLFSLPVVRQNSQAEVLAWVEQHRAAGTPITIVATDELGEADVWDFSFTGPVLILVGNETTGLSKSWRECADVTLKVPMVGAASSLNAGNAATLMMYEALRQRSQ is encoded by the coding sequence GTGAGTCAGATTAGAATCTCGGTCAAAAATGCGCGTTTCCAGCTTATTGAAGCGCTAGTGCATAATCGCAATAAGCGCTCCCGTGAGGGCCAATTCTTGGTGCAGGGGGTACGCCCCATCAACTTGGCCATTGAGCACGGTTGGACCATCAAGACCGTCATCTACGCCTCTGACAAGGACCTTTCAGGTTGGGCGCGGTCCCTGCTTGCCTTAGAGGCTGAGAAGATCGCCATGACGTCCGACCTGTTGGCGGAACTCAGCGGCAAGGAAGAAGGCACCGCTGAAGTTGTGGTGATCGTTGCCATGCCGGCGGATGACCTTGGCCGGATCAACGTGACCGATGACTTCATGGGTGTGGTCTTTGACCGGCCAAATCAGCCCGGCAACGTGGGAACTATTATGCGCTCAGCCGATGCCCTTGGTGCGCACGGTTTAATTGTCACGGGGCACGCGGCTGATCCGTACGATCCCAAGTCGGTGCGGGCCTCGACGGGTTCTTTGTTCTCCCTACCGGTAGTCCGGCAGAACTCCCAGGCAGAGGTTTTGGCCTGGGTTGAGCAGCACCGCGCCGCAGGGACCCCTATCACGATCGTGGCTACCGACGAACTCGGGGAGGCGGACGTGTGGGACTTCAGTTTCACCGGCCCGGTCCTGATCTTGGTGGGCAACGAAACCACGGGGTTGTCAAAGTCGTGGCGTGAATGCGCCGATGTCACCCTCAAGGTTCCCATGGTGGGGGCCGCAAGCTCACTCAACGCGGGCAACGCGGCAACCCTGATGATGTATGAGGCACTGCGCCAGCGCAGTCAGTAA
- a CDS encoding HAD family hydrolase produces the protein MIGSKAMLEGVLFDIDDTLVDTRGAFAHTMGVLSAHFLPALAPERHPEVLDLWRRDPNGHYRAYTRGEVSARDQRKARANELQATFGGKHFDDAGFDQWNEVFQAAFRDGWRAFSDAAPAIAALRQAGIAVGALSNAPRAMQLDKLAQTGLGDVEVLVTLDTFGVGKPDPRVFLEACRLLGTDPQRTAYVGDELDIDARGAAAVGMTGVWLDRPGTRRGGVHLEDVSVATSEGLHVVESLALVPEVLGVPVSV, from the coding sequence GTGATTGGAAGTAAAGCAATGCTCGAAGGCGTCCTGTTTGATATTGACGACACACTAGTTGATACCCGGGGCGCCTTCGCGCATACTATGGGCGTCTTGAGTGCCCACTTCTTGCCGGCTCTTGCGCCCGAGCGGCACCCCGAGGTCCTCGATCTGTGGCGCCGGGATCCTAATGGGCACTACCGGGCCTACACGCGCGGTGAAGTCAGCGCTAGGGACCAGCGCAAGGCGCGGGCCAACGAGCTGCAGGCTACCTTTGGCGGCAAGCACTTTGATGACGCGGGGTTTGATCAATGGAATGAGGTCTTCCAGGCCGCGTTCCGGGACGGCTGGAGAGCATTTTCCGATGCCGCACCCGCGATTGCTGCACTACGGCAGGCGGGGATTGCGGTTGGGGCGCTCTCGAACGCACCGCGGGCCATGCAACTGGATAAACTTGCGCAAACGGGGCTGGGCGATGTCGAGGTGCTGGTCACCTTGGACACCTTTGGGGTGGGGAAACCGGATCCACGGGTGTTCCTTGAAGCGTGCCGGTTGCTTGGGACTGATCCGCAGCGCACCGCCTACGTGGGCGATGAGCTCGATATCGATGCCCGCGGCGCCGCCGCGGTGGGGATGACCGGTGTTTGGCTGGACCGTCCGGGCACCAGACGCGGGGGAGTTCACCTCGAAGATGTGTCCGTGGCCACCTCCGAAGGGCTCCATGTTGTTGAAAGTCTGGCACTAGTGCCGGAAGTTCTCGGGGTCCCAGTTAGCGTTTAG
- the leuD gene encoding 3-isopropylmalate dehydratase small subunit yields MEKFTTHTGVGVPLRRSNVDTDQIIPAVYLKRVTRTGFEDALFSAWRNDPEFVLNQDEYKSGTVLVAGPDFGTGSSREHAVWALKDYGFKVVLSSRFADIFRGNSGKQGLLAGVCAQEDIELLWKIIETNPGTEITVSLEDRTATAGDVTVKFVIDDYTRWRLMEGLDDIGLTLQNEADITEFESHRASWRPKTLPAKHEPSVHIEAARPTPGSAEAEEEANA; encoded by the coding sequence ATGGAAAAGTTCACCACTCACACCGGTGTAGGCGTTCCACTGCGTCGCAGCAACGTTGACACCGACCAGATCATCCCGGCCGTCTACCTCAAGCGGGTAACGCGCACCGGGTTCGAAGACGCCCTGTTCTCAGCATGGCGCAATGACCCTGAGTTCGTTTTGAACCAGGACGAATACAAGTCCGGAACGGTTCTTGTGGCCGGACCAGACTTTGGAACCGGATCATCCCGTGAGCACGCCGTTTGGGCGCTCAAGGACTACGGCTTCAAGGTAGTTCTATCCTCACGTTTTGCAGACATTTTCCGCGGTAACTCGGGCAAACAGGGGCTGCTTGCTGGAGTTTGTGCGCAAGAAGACATCGAGTTGCTGTGGAAGATCATCGAGACCAACCCGGGTACCGAGATCACCGTTTCGCTTGAGGACCGCACCGCAACCGCCGGTGACGTCACGGTGAAGTTTGTCATTGACGACTACACCCGCTGGCGCCTCATGGAGGGGCTGGATGACATTGGTCTAACCCTGCAAAACGAAGCCGACATCACCGAGTTTGAGAGCCACCGCGCATCATGGCGTCCAAAGACTCTGCCGGCAAAGCACGAGCCTTCGGTGCACATTGAAGCGGCTCGTCCAACGCCCGGATCCGCTGAAGCTGAAGAAGAAGCAAACGCTTAA
- a CDS encoding IclR family transcriptional regulator → MDKSSGVGVLDKAAAVLGALEAGPATLAQLVAATQLARPTAHRLAVALEYHRLVTRDMQGRFILGPRLNELATAAGEDRLLAAANPVLAALRDHTGESAQLYRRQGDLRICVAAAERPVGLRDSIPVGATLTMHAGSAAQILLAWEEPDRLHRGLQGAKFTATILSGVRRRGWAQSVSEREVGVASVSAPVRGPSGRIVAAVSISGPVERLSRQPGRLHAGSVMAAANRLTEVLRRANEDSRNS, encoded by the coding sequence ATGGACAAATCTAGTGGAGTTGGTGTGCTGGACAAGGCAGCCGCCGTGTTGGGCGCCCTCGAGGCAGGCCCAGCAACCCTTGCACAACTTGTAGCAGCGACCCAGTTAGCCCGGCCAACGGCGCACCGTTTGGCCGTTGCGTTGGAATATCACCGGCTTGTCACCCGTGACATGCAGGGCAGATTCATCCTGGGACCACGCCTCAACGAGTTGGCTACTGCAGCTGGTGAAGACCGTCTGCTTGCTGCAGCAAACCCCGTGTTAGCTGCATTGCGCGACCACACAGGTGAGAGTGCTCAACTCTACCGCCGTCAGGGTGATTTGCGCATCTGTGTCGCCGCGGCCGAGCGTCCGGTTGGGTTGCGTGACTCCATTCCGGTGGGAGCAACCCTAACCATGCACGCGGGTTCTGCGGCTCAAATTCTATTGGCTTGGGAGGAGCCGGACCGCCTACACCGCGGCCTGCAGGGAGCGAAGTTCACCGCAACGATTCTTTCGGGCGTTAGGCGCCGCGGATGGGCCCAATCGGTATCTGAGCGCGAGGTGGGCGTTGCGTCCGTCTCAGCCCCCGTACGGGGCCCCTCAGGGCGCATTGTGGCCGCCGTGTCGATCTCCGGTCCGGTTGAGCGTCTCTCGCGCCAGCCTGGCCGGCTACACGCGGGCTCAGTGATGGCAGCCGCAAATAGGTTGACCGAAGTCTTGCGCCGCGCAAACGAGGATTCCCGCAACTCGTAA